GTCCGTGACAACAACATATGTGGCGTGTACCCGATGTGCATTTCAAGGCCAATCCTGGTGCTAGCCTTAAGTCAGAGATGAATTATTTCTATAGAAATTAGAAAAGCACGACTGAAAAAAAGATGTCACATCAGTGTTGTATTAGGAAGTGGCTGGATGTAATATTTTATTGGTCTGCTTTTTGGCATGGCctagttttattgttttgtgaCTGTTTAATTTAACAACCCACTTCTGGTGCAAAACTTTTTATAACCTCGTTCTCATTTATGTCCTCAGCTTTTATAGGCTACGCCTCACATCTACACAAATTAACAGCGGATTGGGCGGGAGCGGATGAGGACAGCGACCAGCTCTTCTACACCAAAGTCTTCGTGGACCCAGCGAAAAGAGTAAGTGAGACTTACAGTCTACTCCTTGCACACCCGAGGGCTGTGGTTAAAGATAACCATGTCGTTTGTGCTTCGTAGATTTTCACATAATAGTTTGTCTTTGCCACTGTGATTCTCAAATCTAttatttggggggtattcaattgttcctccgggcgccgccggaatgagcgcgttaaaactattaccgtttatacggtaatattgctcgtaattaccgttcataccgAACACTCTACCAGGGAAGTCATAAAGTCCATTTATGCAGAAATCTATCAAGGATTTTACCATTTTCAGTGATTACACTGAAAAGACTTTTAACGTTCCTTAAATAGGCAATACAAGGCAGGTAGTTTTACCTGGGGTAAATGGGGAACAGAAATAAGTGACTATTCTGCAATCTCGGTCTTTGAAAATTATCGGTCAGGAACCAAACTTGAATGTAAGTTAAGTGGACTCCGTTTTTCATACATATTTGATATATTGCACCatgtaagaaaataaagtaattttagaTGCGACTGCCCCAGaactcatttatttttattttcattaaggaGAAGATTAACATCACCTTAGATCACAGAAGTCGGATTTTCCAGAACCTTCATGGGTCTGTGGGTGAGTACATAATTATCAATGTGGATTTTTGTAGTGAAgttgataaaataaattattgcaaaaaaatgaaaataaaagtgtgTTTTTGTCCTGGCGATTGGAAGCTAGCACTCATTTCTGTAATGCTGCGACCTTACCGCCTCAATTTCCATTCCAGGGGATGTGGTGCTAAAATTTGAGAATGGGAGAGTTCGAGCACGAAATCTGCTGTACGACACACTTCCTGTTTTAGTCAACGGGAATGGACCAACCAAGGTAAGATTTCATCTCAAGCTCTGTGATGATAGATTTAAAACAATTACATGTGTTAAATGCTAAAAGTGCACTTTAGCAAAGATGATTCCTATTCTCTAACTAAtcttttgctagatacactctgcCAGAGAGTGTATCCAGCACTTACATTCCCTGCTGTTTCTCCATCATGTATTGAGAACTTCTGCTAGCCATGCATGCTAGGACATGCATTTTAATTTAAAGTTTGTTTATTAAACTTTTGTTCTGGAATTGTTATGTTCATCAGCTCCTTATGAACTACTTGGGGAATTACGTCCCTCGTGTTTGGACTTTCGAGACCGGCTGCGTCATCTGTGAAGAAGGTTTGAGGAGCTTGGCAGGATTTAAGGTAAAATAGCGACTTAAATGTTAATGGCAAAGTTAGGTTATTTTTATGCAAAAAGCTTATAGATATTACAGGGATTCTACCACTAAATGTGTGTatgatttatgtttaaacataGATGCCCATACAACAGTTATATATTGTCTTGGAATATTTGCACAAAAATCTGCTGTATTAATGTAGAAATATAAGTCCGTAAATAGCGGAGCTGCAAATGTCCTTCCTCGGTATTAGTGGCTCGCTGCTTTACGCCGTTGTGCATAGCAGGAGATGGCTGTATTACGACCTATTGATGGATAGTGTTGTCTATGGGTCACAGAGTATGCGTCAGACCCCTTGTGTGAAGGTTACCATGCGAGACGGACTTTTGTGAAGACACTTTGGATTTGCTCTGCGCATAACTCCAAACTAATACAAAGGAAAAGTACAAATTAAAGATTGTGTTGGTGTAACATGGATTACGGGAAAATATACTGTATCCGAAGACAGATAAAGTGAAATAATGTTTTGCAGTCCTCTCTccagtttgttgttgtttttctccTCTGCAGTTCAACCGGGACTAAGTACCTGACAAAGGGTTGAAATGCAAGTTGAAGCTTAGTGTGTGGCATCATTCCTAAATGTTATAAGCCTGGAGCACTCTATGGATATGACACTGTTCTTGCAGATTCATAACACAGATTGTCCAAAAATACTTTCAGTGGGTTCTTAGAACCCTTTAATTTTGGAAACGGAGACCAGAACCATTGCTGCACATCACCCCCTCTTTCCTAGATTGTCTACCTTTGACCAGGAATCACTGCTCTAACAAGCCTCTCTCTTTTGGTTTTGGCAGACCGATGACGCCTTCCCGCTGGTTGTAATTGGCATCTTCATCGAGCAGCCAACCCCGTTCGTATCAGAGTTTTTCAGACGACTCGATAACCTGCAGTACCCGAAGAAACGGATCCAGCTTTATCTCGCCAACCACGTAAGTAGAACCATCCTTACAGTAGAGTGCCGATGTCTTCGTAGACTTGATCCACCGCTCGGGTAGTGATGGTTAATTTGTGGTGATAGGATGGGGGAGATGTTTGCTCGCAGAGGCTGAAGGATATCTGTTAAAAGGCTCCCGCGTCCTGTCCAGTGTGGTCGGGGATGTGTGTGGTGGTGAAGTCTCTAATCCTTTGTTCCCTCTTTACCCAGGAACCCCATCATCAGAGACATGTGGAAAAATTCCTAGAGGAGCACAGATCGGATTACAATGCTGTGAAAACTGTGGGGCCGGATGAGGCCTCCAACGTTGCCGACGTCCGTAATATTGGAATGTAAGTTTTAAAAGGAGACTGTAAActattaaaggataactccacccaaaaatgAGTTCAGCTTGTCAGCGTCACATGATTTCCATGTTGTTGTAGTCACACAATTAATATTATGAATGGTGGTGCTTTTTTTCGCTAAGGATTACGCTTTTGCAGAGCACTGTTAATACACATTTtctggagggaaaaaaaaatctcactttATAGTCTAAGGTCACAAAATCAAATGAGAAAtaaattctttctttttaagtctACCATTGCAAGCACAAGTGTATAACACACACAACGTAGTTCTTTTTACTTAATTATACTTTTCATTTTCTTCCCTCTACTTTCATTTTTTGTAATTAAAGGGGGTCGCCTACTTTTGGGAAGAAAAAAACCCTTATTAAAAAGTGGACCTGTTAAATTACACTACATTGGATCTCAGTTACTAATTGAATTAACAGCCGAGGCACAATGAAAAATATTGGCCTGTGGTGATGTGCGCAGTCGCACTGGTCAGTGTGGGACGATGGGCGGAGTGAGAATGTTCAGAGGGCGGAGTGAGGATGTTCAGAGGGCGGAGTGAGGATGTTCAGAGGGCGGAGTGAGGATGTTCAGAGGGCGGAGTGAGAATGTTCAGAGGGCGGAGTGAGGATGTTCAGAGGGCGGAGTGAGGATGTTCAGAGGGCGGAGTGAGGATGTTCAGAGGGCGGAGTTTCGAAGGGTGCTAGTTGAAGTGTTTTGGACAATCTAGGCGCACGGCAGCAAAACTTAGGCATGCGCTGTGTAATGGCGATCCACTGCGGTCAGACATTTTTGTGGATTCACTAGTAATCACAAATATTAGTCAGACCGTGACTGTGTTGTCATTAGTTCCTAGCAATTTGATTGGCCCAGAGACTCTGGGTCTCTGCGTTCAAAAACGGGGGCTTGTCCTGGGGGGGTAGACCACCCTGACTGTTACATGGCAGCGTAAACAGATTTCAGTATCTCACTGTGGTCTTACATGAGCTGactttgaggggggggggggatttgagTTTCTTGTCTCTGATCAGACTGGGATCACGTGAACACCTGACTTGTAGGGGGGATTTTGAGATGATAAATGAAGAGCTACAAGTGCGTTCAATATTGACCTGCTTATCTCTAGGGATACGTGCCGCCAGAACCCAGAGTGTGAGTATTACTTTTCTATCGATGTCCAGGTGGTCCTGAAAAATACCAGCGTCCTACGGACCCTCATCGAGCAGAACAAGTACGTAGTATCCGTCTTTTAGAAAGAGGCCATAATTATTATGTAACTTTATGTTTCTAGGTGATGGCTGATGGGTTAATCTATTACACAGACCATGCTGAAAGTTGTACATATTTGTGATTAATTACCTTGTCTCTTCTCAGGTCAATCATAACCCCCCTGGTGAGCCGCATTCAGGATCTATGGTCTAACTTTTGGGGTGCAATTAATACGGATGGGTATTACGCTCGCTCCGAGGATTACATAGACATTGTTCAGGGACAGAGAATGTAAGTAAATTAATGAGGACATGACAGCAGTTAATAATCAGGGTCTacctttaaaatataatttttttttaataaaataaatactttgtggaTTGTTTTGGGGTGTAAAACAAAATAGACACACTgggcatgattcatgtttcggaTGCGtctataaaaacgcattgtatgtacagtgcctattgagaacatcttgatttatgtatatattgtaaaaataaaaatgaaagcacAAACTTTTAGTAATAATTATAGTTTAattagttgtttatttattttacaatttttttcttttttttgcatgcgcTCTGATGCACATATCCATGTGTGTATCTtgcagtctgttgtgtctgtTAACAAGTAActtttaggcagagcgtacttgcagccagattcaaattgaaacacgTCTCGAGATCCGCTCGGATTTGAATACGAGAGAAATTACGCTCaatatcagtttatttttttaatcgcAAGTTGCATttgaatatgaatcaggcccgttattTAGATAGATACTCTGATAGAGTTCATACAATAAGTAACTTTGGAACCTTATTTTTCGGGGTCCGTACACCCCAGCATTGTGGCATCTGCCTTACTTCAGTGGTTTCAGCTGACTGGCGTGTAAAGCTTTTTGCACAAGGTACCATTCACTTCCACAAAGCTGGACTTCACCTCCAAGCGTTCAATACAATAATTTATCCCcatatttgtgtatatttatatgagCATCTCCTACCTGTGGTTATCTCAAATCAATTGTTGTCCAATGATGACATTTAAACAGCGCCATCTACTGGCAAGATTAATTGTTGTCATAGCCAAACAAAAACTTTTTGAACTAAAAACTTTTTTCCTGCTAGACAGATCCTAGAAGAGACTGGGTATAAGGTGTACAGGTTCTTACTAAGCCCATGAGTGCACAATAGCCATCATTGTATAGAATTGACATTAATGCAGTGATATACACTCGTGTGGCTCTATGGTAACATCACGCCATTGTCTTATCTGCACTTGTTTAACTCATTTTGTGGCATATTTTCCTTTTCATCCAATGACTATACTTTTTATCGTACTATATATTGTAATGATGATCAGTCATTAGTTGATGCTATATAATCGGATCAGGAGGTCCCGACCTACAGGTTGAGGATAGTTAAGCGGTTTGCTGCTAGTCACGGTGAAACGATAAATCATAAACCACGTACCTTCCAACGTATCTGACTCTAACCCCGTCTTGTGCAGCGGAATCTGGAATGTCCCCTATGTCACCAATGTCTACCTGGTGAAGGGCACCGTTCTCAGGAACAAGCTGAGCCAGTACGATGTCTTCCACAGTGGAAAACTGGACCCAGACATGGCGTTTTGTAACAATGTGCGGCAACAGGTCAGTGTGGACAGGGCCTGCGAGGAGTCCTTGTTTCAGTCCATTCAGTTTATTAAAGAGCAGGATGGATTGTAGTACTCGTCTGCAACCAACGTGAGCCAGCGGCTGCGTGGTCCGACATCCGGTAATGTAAGTGGGCTCCCTTATGTGCTACATGGGATAGTTTTTACATTACAAGGTAATGGGCAACTCCATTAAAATGACAAGTGTGCACCTTAGTCATCTGACGTCAAACTGTCAATAAAAGTCAAACTAACTGTGCTGTAAAATGGAGATATATCCCCAGTCCAGTGTTGTAATCCATGTTCTTGTGATCCGCTGAGAAGTCAGTTTCCAGTATAGAGCGATGAGATCCGGTGTGAGAAAAGAACAGCTGGATGTTTAATGTTTATATTCTCGCACTAGCTGCAAACACTTCTTGGTTTAACCACATGTAACCGGCATCAGGAGAAAGACAGCTGCATTATAGATAAGGTGACAGTTTGCAGGCAGTGTGTTAGTGAGtgtcctctgtgtgtgtgtgaggggtctgATGTGCTAGTATCTGGCTTTTACCTCTAGGGAATCTTCATGTTTGTGACAAACATGCAGTCCTTCGGCCACATCCTGAGCTTGGACAATTACCAGACGTCTCACTTGAACAACGACCTGTGGCAGATCTACGATAACGTCCAGGTGAGGATTGGTGGACAAAAAGCGTTCTGCGGCCACATGTAAATGCAGTAATAACTGGTCTGTTTTAATATTGTCgcttgataaaacaatactgcgaTACAGACTGCTTTATCGGCAGGTACGATATAAAGTAGTATAATATTTCCAAAGAGATATGGTGGTTACGGCATCAGATCTCAGCAATTTGTATAGATTATTCCAGACAGCAACAAACTATATTATACAGGACACAAATGTACCTTATTATTCTTGTGTTTataataacattttcttttaccTGACAGGACTGGAAAGAAAAATACATACATCCCAATCACACTGCAGTTCTCAAAGGCAAACTCATCGAATCGGTAaatctttcttaaaaaaaaaaaaagattgtggtagtttataaatatttttttcctaaaatacaatATGTTTTCCTGGTACAATGATATCAACTTTCTCaattctttctgtttttttgctCAAAAACCAGGCCCCACCCACTGGCATCACATGActatagggggtaaatgtatcaaacagagtttttcggcgggtttgaaaaaccaatctgattagttgctataggcggagaactctcagcttgatacatttaccccttggagtgtattatgtacagtagtcagGATATAACACGGCAATTGTGTCTATGGTAGAGAGCACAACAAGGGTGTGTCATGTCTCAGGGTGGGTCTGCCTGATGGAATAAATGCATGGCTGAAATGCACAGAGAGAaccagaaagataaagcaatgtatttattaGAAGTTGCAGAAACAACTAATTTAGGTCAGGTAGCCACTGGTGTTTGAACAGCGCAAATTTAAATACCAGTGAAACCATATGTCAAATGTATTTGATGCACACGTGCTAGCTTGTGGTTTTACTCCCGTTCGGGAGGTGCCAAttaggataataataattgtcatttTACAATTATTTGGCAT
Above is a genomic segment from Mixophyes fleayi isolate aMixFle1 chromosome 11, aMixFle1.hap1, whole genome shotgun sequence containing:
- the PLOD1 gene encoding procollagen-lysine,2-oxoglutarate 5-dioxygenase 1, coding for MVSLLLVSGLLSLLPLGALGSSPEDNLLVLTVATEETDGFKRFQRSLQCFNYKVKVLGLGEEWRGEGQKVRLLKTALEQYADNEDLIILFTESYDTVFASGPAELLKKFKQAKSKVVFSAEAVAYPERRFEAKYPSVREGKRFLGASAFIGYASHLHKLTADWAGADEDSDQLFYTKVFVDPAKREKINITLDHRSRIFQNLHGSVGDVVLKFENGRVRARNLLYDTLPVLVNGNGPTKLLMNYLGNYVPRVWTFETGCVICEEGLRSLAGFKTDDAFPLVVIGIFIEQPTPFVSEFFRRLDNLQYPKKRIQLYLANHEPHHQRHVEKFLEEHRSDYNAVKTVGPDEASNVADVRNIGMDTCRQNPECEYYFSIDVQVVLKNTSVLRTLIEQNKSIITPLVSRIQDLWSNFWGAINTDGYYARSEDYIDIVQGQRIGIWNVPYVTNVYLVKGTVLRNKLSQYDVFHSGKLDPDMAFCNNVRQQGIFMFVTNMQSFGHILSLDNYQTSHLNNDLWQIYDNVQDWKEKYIHPNHTAVLKGKLIESPCPDVYWFPIFTDTACNELVDEMENYGQWSSGSKTDQRLEGGYENVPTIDIHMTQINYQKEWQTFLLDFVAPITEKMFPGYYTQAQFDLAFVVRYKPDEQPSLEPHHDASTFTINIALNSFGEDYEGGGCRFLRYNCSIRAPRKGWALMHPGRLTHYHEGLPTTKGTRYIVVSFVDP